CCTTTTTCCAAATTGATAAATTACGCAATGGTAATCCACTGTAAATAGCTATTTCCGGACGGTCCAGCTGCGATTCTAAATTTAATTCTCCATAATTGCTCACTGCTATATTGACTTCCTTTAAATCCGGCAAAGTATTCAGCACGCGTATATCTGTCACTTTTGTTCTGTATAAATCAAGACGTTCTAATTTCTTTAAAGGTTCTAAGCCTGAAATATCATCTACCTCATAACTTTCTAAGAGGGTGAGCCATTTCAGATTAGGAAATTTCGATATCCTTTCTAAATTAATTTTTCCCTGAAGACCTGACAAATCTAATTTTTCAAGGGAAGGTTGTATTTCGAACGAAGAAAAATCTTTAATTTCACTATTTTGAAGGTCCAAAACTTTCAGCTTTTTCAAGGTTTTCAGCTCCAGTTTCATTGCTCCGTGAAGTTTCAGAAATTCCAAATTAGGAAATCGATTCATCCCTTTAATATGGCAATCATAGCCAGAAGCGCTCAATCTTTTTAAAGATTTCATCTTTGGAAGTGTCTTAAGATCAAATTTTCTGTCACTGATGATCCCCAGTGACTGTAAGCGTTTCAGATGCTCAAATCCGGTGAAACGTACTTTTGTTGAGATATCCGCTAAGATAAGAGTTAAAAACTCAAGCTTTTTTAACCTTCCTATATCGAAAGTCTGTTTTGTCTTTTTAATACTTACATACAGCCTTTTGAGCTTTTTTAAAGTCAGAATGGATTCAACGGTCTGCGCTGAAACTTCAAAACCGATTTTTAAAGATTCCAGGGCTGTAAACTGTCCGACCGGGTAGGTTTTCAGCCTATTCCGTAATTCATCTCTTTCATAAAACACCAGTTCTTTCAGCTGCTTTTTCAGAGGAAGCAGTTTTAAAAAGCTCCGGACATCTGCATTTTCTTTTTCAAAACATGCTAATTCAAAACCTGTCAGATTAGAAAAGTGTTTGAAATAAGTATGTTTTTTGATGACAGAGTCTCTGAGTTCTATTTTCCTGATTTGTCTGGCAATAGGTAAAAAAGCATCCACATACAATATGGATTTGCCCAATGACAGGCTGGTTAACTTTTCAAATTTCCCCAGATCATCAATCGTTTTTTCTTTAAAACCGGTAAAATGTAATTCATTGATATAATTTCTTAGAGACAGTACATTTCTTAAGCTGAATGGTTTTTCCCCCTTCACGAAACTGCAGATCATTTCTTTATTAAAAGGATTTTCCTGTCCCTCTGTATCTTCAACGATGGTATCGCTGTCTATCTCCATTTCTCCAAGCTTCTCAAATCCCGAAATTCCTTCAAAACTTCCTATCCTGCAGTTTTTAAAATCAATATTTCTTACCGATTTTTTAAAGGGTATAAAAGAAATATCATCAAACTGCGAGTTGGAAACATCGATTATGCTGATAGATTTCTCTTTTATTTTTTTTGAATGACAGGTGAAGGTTATTTTGTCTAATTCTAAGGAATACAGTCCTCCGATATTGCTCAGCTCCTGAATATTATCAATATGACAGTTTTTAATAAAGAGATGCCTGAATATCTTTGTTGATCCCGATGCCTGCATACCATTCAGACAACAGGCATCAAAGCTCATATTGGAAAAGCGAACATCATGCGGAAAGTCCCTTATGATATTGCTACCATTATTTTTGAATGTTACATTATCAAGATAAAAATAACTGCAATGATCCAGCTTCAATAAGTCGGAAAAACTGGGAATGATACAGTTGGTGAGATCTACTCTTCCTACCTTACTGAGATAGGGCAAAAATTTGGAGAAATCATCAATTGTTACATCGTTGAGCTTTAATGTTATTAAATAATCTGATTTTTCATGGTCTTGCCCAGGTTTTATACCTAGAATGTCTTCTATTTTTTTAATTTCTTCGTCTGTTTCCAATGGTTTATTTGTTTGATGATTCTCTTTCATTTTGCCTGTTGCTTAATTTTTTGATGGCTAATTAATTATTAGTTCTAATTCTTTGCAGAAAGCTTTTATGATACTTTTATCTTAAAGCAAAAATATTCAAAAATTCAAGATTGAAATCATCCGTCCAAAATAAAGAACAACAAATTATTAAAAAATAAAATCCGGCGATTTTCTATATATTGCATATTGAAACAATTAAAATTTAAACCATGAGAGTAAAAATTTTCGTAGACAGCGACATTACAAAACTGGAGGAAAAAATCAATTTCTTTTTATCAACCAATGATATTGATATTCATGATATAAAATTCTCCGCAACGGCCGGAGATATTTGTGCAATAGTAATTTACATGATCTAAGAATAACAAAAAAAACTATAAACTTATGTTTGACCATGTAGAACTTACAAATGAAAGACCAACGGAAAGCGGTTATTACTTTGTTAAATGGAGTGAGAACGAAGAAAAGCTTCTATTATGGATTGATTACTTAATCAATTCTGGAGTAGAATTCTGGTGTTGGAGATATACAAAAAGTAGCGAGCCATCCGATGTACATTTCGATATTCAAAATCCTGACTATCCTCAATTTTCAGAGAGAATTCCTACTTCTGATGAATAAAACACCAATTGTTGTATGTTTTTAAAAGGGAACAAAAAAGGCTATTCTTTAGTAAATATAATTCAGAAGATAGCTTAAAACAGCAAATAGCTATAAGTTCTTGGGATATCCGGGGTAGTAAATAAAAAAAGCCCCTAAACAGGGGCTAAAAGTGACCGCAGAAGGACTCGAACCCTCACTGTCGGAGCCGAAATCCGAAGTTCTATCCATTAAACTATGCAGCCAGATTCATGAGCAGTATTAAAGACTGAAAACAGCCTGCTGCTTATGATTTCGAGTGCGAAAATAATGATTTTTTTACAATTTCCCCTAATTATAGAAGCTTAATTCTAAAATCCTTTTTATTACCGTAAAGTGAAAGTTCTTTACAACTGTTTCAATACAAAAACAAACTGCTACAAACATTTACATATCAATATTTTACAAACTGATGTATCAAAAAAGAAAAAACCTTACATCCGAAAATGTAAGGTTCATCTATTTTAAAATTTCTTTAAAGCTTAGAAAGTGATTTTCACCCCTCCCAGGATCTGTGCTCCCAGTACTTTATACCCTTTATAAGTCTGGTATTTAGAGCTCAGCAGGTTGTTTCCAAGAGCGAAAACACTAAAGTTCTTATGGATTTTATACTCTGCGGAAAGATTCAGATCAGCATAACCGCCTACTTTATCATTTCTGTTTTCTGTAGACTGGAATACCATTCCTGATGGCGCTGCTACTCCTTCAAAACCAAATGAATTAGTCGTTCTGTCACTTGCAAAAATTCCCTTAAATCCAAGAAGAAGTTTTTTGTCAAGCATCGTATATTTCGCTCCGATGCTTGCATTCACTAAAGGAACGTTATAAATATCCTCATAGTTTTTCAGGTCGTATTTCGTAAATCGTACTTCACCATCAAGGATAAGATTTTCAAGCGGGAAATATTGTACACTTCCTTTGATGTCACTTACATTTCCGTCATCATATACGGCAGAGAATGTATTGGCAAAATCATAGGCAGAACGGTTCAGCGAATAGGTATTATTGAAAAGGTTATTCGCCTGGAAGAACATAATATCCCTCATCTTTCCGTAACCCGCAGAGAAGTCGTATTTGAACGTTTCATCAATATCTCCTCTCAATCCTACATAAAAGTGATATTTCGTCTCTGTAGGCTTTAAAAACTGGTCAGAAAGAATGAATGGATTAGCCTGTAACATATCTCCGTATGTATTCAGCTTCAAACCACCGTCTACCCCTCCGTAGAATTTAAATTCTTTCGCAGCAGCAAACTGGAATTCAGCCTGTGGGAACCAATACGTCTTATTATTTTTCTGCTGGGCAAAGTAATCGTTTGAATTCTTGGAATTCAGGAAAGCAAATGAAGATCCTAACGTCAAATAAGAATCTCCTTTTCTGAACGTTACTTTCGGAAGTAAATTGGTATTTACAAAATTGGATGAATTCTTATCTTCGATGCCGAAATCAGTTTTTACGGCTTCAAGACCTACTCCAAGATCCGCATTCAGATTGATTCCTGATTTTCCAATCTCCACCGCATGTTTGGAAAGATTCGCCAAAATGGATACCTGGTTTTCCTGAGCATCAAAATGATCTTTCAGGAAGGATGATTTTACCCTGATGTCATTCAGAATTTCATTCGAATAAAAATCATAATATCCGTTTACTTTGAACTGGTTGACTCTCTGTTTCAGATCAACATCTGCAGAAGGCTCCAGGGCATAAATCCCGTAATATCTGTTATTATCCAGTCCATATTGTGCATTCAGGTTAAATTTCCCTTTTTCACCATATGAATTTAAGTAAGCTCCGATCGCTGTAGAACTCTGCTTGGAATCCCATGCATATTCTTTTTTCAGACCTAATGTAGAAAGGAAATGGAAATCTGCCCCTACTTCAAGCTTATTTTCAAGCGTTTTGGAAATATTGGCATCCGCAAGAATCTTCCCGAAATTACCCATTCCAAACTGCAGATAATTATTCTGAGCCGTTCCTTCAAATTTCGGAGTTACATCCTGCCCCTGAATGGTAGAAGTTTTAAAATCTGAAACAGCAGGAACATCTGTAATCGTATATTTTACAGGATTCTGGGATTTCTCTTCCGGCGGATAATTCTTAATTGTTTCTACAGAAGTTTTCTTCTTCTCGATCTTCTTCACTTCCGGCTCTCTTTTCTTATTAAGAATCAGTTTTTCTTCTTTGATCTGGGAGAACGCTACTGACGAAACCCCTAAGAATAATATGGATAATAATTGAATTTTTCTGTTCATTACTATGAGTGTATTTATGTGTTCACGTAAAAGTCCTTCAACGGCTGTTTACATGAACAGGATACTGCATTTTTACTTTTTAATCTGCTTTTTAACCTCTTTTGCTTCTGCTACGATTTCAGGGAAATCTTTATAATTTTCAATGATCTGATCGCAGGTATAGCTTGCCTGGTAATTATCTTTCAGTCCGACATAGTTTTTCGCCATCAGCACCAGTGCTTTAGCTCCCCAATAGTCTTCTGATGCATAGTTATTGGCCAGCTTAAAGATTGTCTCATTAGAAGACTTGTAAGCCTTTCCTTTATTCTGATAGTACGCTTTTGCATACAATGCTTCTGCAGCTACCGATGTATTGGATGATTTCTCAAGAGAAGTATACGAAGCCTGGGCATCTTTATCTTTCCCTGAATTCATCAAACTTCTTGCTTTGATCACTTTAGCAGTTTCAATAACTGCCGCAGAGTTTTTCGTATTGGCAATCACAGCATCAGCCAGTTTTTCAGCCTGAGAGAAGTTTTTCTCATCCGCATACAGCTTCATCAGCTCAACATTGGCGTAGTTTTTAATGCCGATATCTGAAGAATTTTTGATGTTTTCAAGGTACTTCTTGGCCTCAGCAGTATTTCCTTGCGCGATAAAGATTTGAGCTAAACGAGTTTGTGCATCATCCTGGTAATCATTCTGAATTCCAGCCACTTCCTGCAAAACAAGTAAAGCTTTAGTTGAATTATTGGTTTGGTAATAACTTTCTCCTAATTCATACTTCGCCTGGTATAGTCCCTCACCTGTAGGATTTTGGGTCAGGTACTTCTCATAATAAGAAATTGCATTTTTATAATCTTTCTTCGTGAAATATTGTTTTCCTGTTGAAAGGTTGATCTCATCGATTTCAGAAGCATCCACATTCACCCCGATATTTCTGGCAAAATTTTCATATCCGGAAACATCTCCGTTTTTAGTGAAAATAGGTTTGGCAGCCTGAACGATCTTGCTGGCGTACGCTGTATTTTTATACTGCTCTCCGAGTGATTTCAGTTCAGAAAGCGCTTTATCATTCTGATTCTGGTCGATATAATTCTGCGCTCTGTATATAGAAGCATTAGCAATAAGATCTTTATCCGAAGACGTTTTAATTACCTTTCCGAAATAATCATTGGAATTGGTATAATCATCCTGAGCTGCATAAGCTGCTCCTATTTCGTACTGCGCATCATCATAATATTCAGAACTTGGATATTTGGATAAAAGGTTCTTCATATTCGTGATCTTAGCCTGTGTATCACCTTTAAATCCTAAAGCCATAGCCTTCTGATACAAGGTATAATCTGTAGCATCTTCATTTTTATCATAAATAGCAATCGCTTCATTCAGATCATTGTTAGCATAATGAATATCTGCCAGACGAAGTTCCGCATCATTCTTGAATTCAGGCTTTGGATTGTTCAGATACTGCTTGAAATAAGTTGCTGCTTGGCCAAATTTCTTGGATTTGAAATAAGCATATCCTAAATCGTATGATAATTGCTGCTTTTCAGGGAAATTTTCATTCAACAGTTTTTCGTAGCGTACAATGGCAGACGGGTAATTTCCTTTCTGGTAATACACCTGTCCCAGCCAGTATAATGCCCTGTTATAAAATTCTTTATTGATGCTGAATCCTAAACTTCTGAGGAAATATTTTTCCGCTTCATCATAATTTCCTTTGTTGAATTCTTCCGTTCCTAAAAGATAAGAAACCTCCTGATCCACCTTGTTGATCTCCGGAGTAGAACTCTGTAATTTATCAATAGCGTTCAGGGTTTCCTGGTAGTTTCCGGAATACAGATAAGATTTTACCAGAAGCGATCTCATTTCCGGAGCATTCGCATCATTCTGGTTGTTGTTGATATAGCTTTGAATTACCGCAGACGGACTTTCAAACGGGTTTCCGATATCGTAACTAAGCTTGGCGTACTGTTCGTGAGCCAGTTTTTTTACTTTTGCATCATAATCCATCTGATAAGAAGAACGGAATGCGGAAAGGCCTTCCTGCTTTTTATCTACCGCCAGATAAGCATTTCCTAACTGATAGTAAGCATTCTGAGCCAGCGCAGAATTACTGTTAAGAAGCTGGTTATAATAAGAAACCGCTTCATCATATTTTTTCAGCTGAGCTGCGACAAAACCCATTTCATACAGGTCATTTTCAGACGGGTTCTGCTGTACATTTAAATAGTCTTTCAGATGCGGATAGGCCGAAGTGTAATCATTTTTCATGAAATAACTTTCCCCGATGATCTTGTGAACTTCTGCTTTATAAGATTCAGAAATATTTTCGTTCAGCAATGCATTCCCTTCAGTAATAGCCTGATCATAGTTCTTATCATTATAGTACATCTGTACATAATAAGGACGGACAAGCTTGGAGAATTTTGGGTCGTCTTTTACAGAGTCAAAATATTGGAAAGCCCGGTCATTCTGCCTGTTGGAATAATAAAGATGTCCCAGCATATAGGCGATATCCCCTTTCTGCGACTGATCAGCCGTTTTATAGGCTTCTTCCAGAGCATCAGTAGCCCCTTTAGAATCACCGGTCATGAACTTGGCATACCCCAATTTCAGAATATACTGTGTATTTTCTTCTTTTGAAAGCTGATACTGATTCACCTTTTTCAAGGTTTCCAACGCTTTGTCAAAATCTTTTTTAGCCAGATAATAATCCGCCAACGGAAGATTGGCCTGAGCAAAATAAGCAGAATTCGGATATTCTTTCATGAAAGCCGTTAATCCTTCTTCAGCATGATTTTTCTGAAGGATAACCCCAATCACATTATCAAAAAACTGTGC
This region of Chryseobacterium vaccae genomic DNA includes:
- a CDS encoding leucine-rich repeat domain-containing protein, which translates into the protein MKENHQTNKPLETDEEIKKIEDILGIKPGQDHEKSDYLITLKLNDVTIDDFSKFLPYLSKVGRVDLTNCIIPSFSDLLKLDHCSYFYLDNVTFKNNGSNIIRDFPHDVRFSNMSFDACCLNGMQASGSTKIFRHLFIKNCHIDNIQELSNIGGLYSLELDKITFTCHSKKIKEKSISIIDVSNSQFDDISFIPFKKSVRNIDFKNCRIGSFEGISGFEKLGEMEIDSDTIVEDTEGQENPFNKEMICSFVKGEKPFSLRNVLSLRNYINELHFTGFKEKTIDDLGKFEKLTSLSLGKSILYVDAFLPIARQIRKIELRDSVIKKHTYFKHFSNLTGFELACFEKENADVRSFLKLLPLKKQLKELVFYERDELRNRLKTYPVGQFTALESLKIGFEVSAQTVESILTLKKLKRLYVSIKKTKQTFDIGRLKKLEFLTLILADISTKVRFTGFEHLKRLQSLGIISDRKFDLKTLPKMKSLKRLSASGYDCHIKGMNRFPNLEFLKLHGAMKLELKTLKKLKVLDLQNSEIKDFSSFEIQPSLEKLDLSGLQGKINLERISKFPNLKWLTLLESYEVDDISGLEPLKKLERLDLYRTKVTDIRVLNTLPDLKEVNIAVSNYGELNLESQLDRPEIAIYSGLPLRNLSIWKKDKFGI
- a CDS encoding TonB-dependent receptor; this encodes MNRKIQLLSILFLGVSSVAFSQIKEEKLILNKKREPEVKKIEKKKTSVETIKNYPPEEKSQNPVKYTITDVPAVSDFKTSTIQGQDVTPKFEGTAQNNYLQFGMGNFGKILADANISKTLENKLEVGADFHFLSTLGLKKEYAWDSKQSSTAIGAYLNSYGEKGKFNLNAQYGLDNNRYYGIYALEPSADVDLKQRVNQFKVNGYYDFYSNEILNDIRVKSSFLKDHFDAQENQVSILANLSKHAVEIGKSGINLNADLGVGLEAVKTDFGIEDKNSSNFVNTNLLPKVTFRKGDSYLTLGSSFAFLNSKNSNDYFAQQKNNKTYWFPQAEFQFAAAKEFKFYGGVDGGLKLNTYGDMLQANPFILSDQFLKPTETKYHFYVGLRGDIDETFKYDFSAGYGKMRDIMFFQANNLFNNTYSLNRSAYDFANTFSAVYDDGNVSDIKGSVQYFPLENLILDGEVRFTKYDLKNYEDIYNVPLVNASIGAKYTMLDKKLLLGFKGIFASDRTTNSFGFEGVAAPSGMVFQSTENRNDKVGGYADLNLSAEYKIHKNFSVFALGNNLLSSKYQTYKGYKVLGAQILGGVKITF
- a CDS encoding tetratricopeptide repeat protein, with translation MKSKKILLAAAVIYFGISDAQQSQYFTQKENYRFNLAENLYQTKIYNASQYEYARQYFYNQNLSRSKKEAAQFFDNVIGVILQKNHAEEGLTAFMKEYPNSAYFAQANLPLADYYLAKKDFDKALETLKKVNQYQLSKEENTQYILKLGYAKFMTGDSKGATDALEEAYKTADQSQKGDIAYMLGHLYYSNRQNDRAFQYFDSVKDDPKFSKLVRPYYVQMYYNDKNYDQAITEGNALLNENISESYKAEVHKIIGESYFMKNDYTSAYPHLKDYLNVQQNPSENDLYEMGFVAAQLKKYDEAVSYYNQLLNSNSALAQNAYYQLGNAYLAVDKKQEGLSAFRSSYQMDYDAKVKKLAHEQYAKLSYDIGNPFESPSAVIQSYINNNQNDANAPEMRSLLVKSYLYSGNYQETLNAIDKLQSSTPEINKVDQEVSYLLGTEEFNKGNYDEAEKYFLRSLGFSINKEFYNRALYWLGQVYYQKGNYPSAIVRYEKLLNENFPEKQQLSYDLGYAYFKSKKFGQAATYFKQYLNNPKPEFKNDAELRLADIHYANNDLNEAIAIYDKNEDATDYTLYQKAMALGFKGDTQAKITNMKNLLSKYPSSEYYDDAQYEIGAAYAAQDDYTNSNDYFGKVIKTSSDKDLIANASIYRAQNYIDQNQNDKALSELKSLGEQYKNTAYASKIVQAAKPIFTKNGDVSGYENFARNIGVNVDASEIDEINLSTGKQYFTKKDYKNAISYYEKYLTQNPTGEGLYQAKYELGESYYQTNNSTKALLVLQEVAGIQNDYQDDAQTRLAQIFIAQGNTAEAKKYLENIKNSSDIGIKNYANVELMKLYADEKNFSQAEKLADAVIANTKNSAAVIETAKVIKARSLMNSGKDKDAQASYTSLEKSSNTSVAAEALYAKAYYQNKGKAYKSSNETIFKLANNYASEDYWGAKALVLMAKNYVGLKDNYQASYTCDQIIENYKDFPEIVAEAKEVKKQIKK